In a genomic window of Scheffersomyces stipitis CBS 6054 chromosome 4, complete sequence:
- a CDS encoding DNA damage checkpoint protein yields the protein MSFVGVLDSNSHKTMWSRAVMSLAAISDHIKFIITKQSLSLSAVNSAKTSHGEIIFNRSFFHDYYVDFSDILPEGYGQETDEQLNNDGVDSDSGSYSFLINSKHLATLFKNLDANNLDYICFKIYWSVSAPETMKYKFLIEIKTKKLIIKKYQTNYQPVFRNKVKVAQIYRQELQSTQEQEENTGSIVENRINHISIEHIIPKQFLDMIPATTEDFKIDVKNEKISFSGYTKQVLKDREYLKQPMSVTITLNLDELVSTNLSQLMSGEEPMKKCINYRLKDFRNFLNLIGSFSSTSVSEGDEYINLNKIDSGESFEILFKNPGDPVLFESQNNPHVFIQFIQLTAKDENTDAETTNRVSTEDPRKAKMALSLLGHTIHRIERVEEPVSRPIAVSQLPAPSQPLNIPRLHSNRPSGRLPDTRTSVVVPIHRTPEPSQNIPSSMEVEDFVTYRKESTPPSARRKRRLQEMSEPSRPTPRKNQKSAVADDTDYSDTDDETNRNENQNQASEKEISYGPTQLNNRPKSIF from the exons ATGTCCTTTGTTGGCGTGTTGGACTCCAATAGCCACAAGACCATGTGGTCCAGAGCCGTAATGTCGCTTGCGGCCATCTCCGACCACATCAAGTTCATTATAACTAAACAGTCACTTTCGCTTTCTGCGGTCAATTCTGCAAAGACATCTCATGGAgaaatcatcttcaacaggAGCTTTTTTCACGACTACTATGTGGATTTCTCTGACATACTTCCAGAAGGCTACGGGCAAGAGACTGACGAGCAGCT TAATAATGATGGTGTAGACTCTGATTCTGGTTCATACTCTTTTCTTATCAACTCCAAACATTTAGCTACGTTGTTCAAAAACTTGGATGCCAATAATTTGGACTACATCTGCTTCAAAATCTACTGGTCTGTTTCCGCTCCTGAGACGATGAAATACAAATTTCTTATTGAGATcaagacgaagaagctCATCATTAAGAAATACCAGACAAACTACCAGCCAgtcttcagaaacaagGTTAAAGTAGCCCAGATCTATAGGCAAGAACTACAAAGTACtcaagagcaagaagaaaatactGGATCTATCGTCGAAAACAGAATCAACCATATTCTGATAGAGCATATCATCCCCAAACAATTTCTCGATATGATCCCAGCAACGACtgaagacttcaagattgaCGTTAAGAACGAAAAGATCCTGTTTAGCGGATACACCAAACAAGTGTTGAAGGACAGAGAGTACTTGAAACAGCCGATGTCGGTCACTATCaccttgaacttggacGAGCTCGTAAGCACAAATCTCTCTCAGCTAATGTCTGGCGAAGAGCCCATGAAAAAATGTATAAACTACCGTTTGAAAGATTTCCGCaactttctcaacttgataGGCTCAttctcatcaacttcagTAAGCGAAGGCGATGAGTATATaaacttgaacaaaatcGACAGCGGCGAGTCGTTTGAAATACTCTTCAAGAACCCAGGTGATCCTGTGCTTTTTGAATCGCAAAATAATCCTCATGTCTTCATTCAGTTTATTCAATTAACAGCCAAGGACGAAAATACGGATGCAGAAACTACAAATCGTGTAAGTACGGAAGATCCACGAAAAGCAAAGATGGCTTTATCATTGCTTGGACATACTATTCACCGAATTGAAAGAGTAGAAGAACCAGTTAGTAGACCAATAGCAGTAAGTCAGTTACCAGCTCCTTCTCAACCCCTCAATATTCCTAGATTGCATTCTAACCGTCCCTCCGGGAGACTTCCTGACACAAGAACAAGTGTAGTTGTTCCTATCCACAGAACACCAGAGCCAAGTCAGAACATCCCTTCATCAATGGAAGTGGAAGATTTCGTAACCTACAGAAAGGAATCAACTCCTCCTTCTGCCCgcagaaagagaagactACAGGAAATGTCGGAACCTAGTAGACCTACTCCAagaaagaaccagaaatctgctgttgctgatgaTACTGATTATTCAGATACTGATGACGAAACgaatagaaatgaaaacCAAAATCAAGCCAGTGAGAAAGAGATCTCATACGGGCCTACCCAACTCAACAACAGACCCAAGTCGATCTTTTGA